The Deltaproteobacteria bacterium genome contains the following window.
GCCGGTCATGCTCGTGCTTGTCTGGTTCGCAAAGAGAACTGAAATGAAGCTCTTTTGGCAGCAAAAAATTGCTTAAAGAGATTACTGCAGTTTCTTTTCTTCTCTGATCGTCGTCAACTGCAAAAAGTGTTTTATCGAGTTCCTTGTATCCATGTAGCTTTTTATGGCTTCCCACTTAAAATCAAGATATCTGTGTGCTAATCTGTTCCTCTGCCTCGCAAGTCGCGCCAATTGAGTGGCTTCATTACTGGTCAGGCCGACGATAAGGCTTGCCTGTTCAATAACTGTTGCATAGTCCTCAACCCGCTTTTCTTCCTCGACAACTATTACACCCGAGATTTCTATTAAAGCCGTGAGAATATTTTCAACGGTCTTTTCAAGGGCCTTTAATTTTAATGGTTCCATTATGCGATAATTCTGCCACGTAATGCCTGAGAAGTATGCGTCGAAATCCTCCATTTCTTTTACAATGAAGTTTACCGATGCAATCACTCTACCCTTTGAATAAAAAAAATCGGGAGTCACGATGCAATTTTCTCCAATCGCTTGTTCGCTATATCAAGTTGCCATTTCAGTCCGAAGCTGCTGAAGTCTTCCATTTCATAAATAGCCCTGAGAAAATAGTCAATGTAACAGTTCGCATCGCCGACAAATAGGGGCTTGCCGTGTACTATGGCATTATAATAGAGCAGGGGTTTGCTGAAATCGCTGTCGATGAAAATAATTTCGACATCTTTTCCCGTCAGCTTACCGGTGGCAATGGATATATCGGTAATAACCTCGAACAGATTTTTTTTATCCTTTGCTTTGTCTTCTTCAAATACAAGAGCAACATCTATGTCCGATTGTTCGGTTTGATTATGGTGGGCATAAGAACCATACAGAAAAGCCAGTTTAATGCCATATTTTTCTGCATTTGTTTTGAAATATGTTTTCAGTATGTCAAGGATATCCATATTCAATACTCTCTTCTATGAAGTATATAGGGCAGTGAACTAAAAGTCAAAAGAGGTCGTATAAAATTGATTGGCGCAAATGTAATAAATACAGCAATTGTCATCTCGATGTTGTTTCAGGCTCTTGCTCTTGTGGAATATAAATACAAGATGCTGACATAGATTCAGCATGACAAACCTGCTATTTTTTGAATTGTCGATCAGCCTAATTTATCTTGACAAGTTATGAGCGAATGCTTATAAATAGTATAAGGGTTTCAAAGAGGATCTGATTAAATTAAGGAGGTGAATTATATGTATGGACATGAAGGTTGTCACCACGAAGGTAATGGCAGAGGTATGTGGGAAAATGAGCATCAGCATGGCAGAGGAGCAGGCTGCTGTGGAGAAGAAAGGCATGGGTATGAACACGGCTATGGGTTCAGCCATAGATTCAGAGATGAAATATTCCCATCCCGTGAGCGTTTGCAGAAAACTCTCGAATGGCTAAAGCAAGAGAAATCGGATTTAGAAAAACGCATAACCGATTTAGATGCCTTACTCAAGAGCAGTCAGAGTTAAACATGCTGTTGTGAATAGGAAGGGGAGTGCGTAAATAAACAAACCTTCCTATTACTTTTTTAAGTATAAAATATTATTATTCAAATATGATGAACAAGTCTTTCCAGAAAACTCCTTCCATGTGGAGTTTGTTCCTATCATTCTTACGGCTTGGGCTGACAGCCTTCGGTGGTCCTGCAATGGTTGCGTATATCAAAGAGCTCTCCGTAAAACAGAATAGCTGGCTTGATGAGCAGAGCTTTCAAG
Protein-coding sequences here:
- a CDS encoding DUF86 domain-containing protein — its product is MTPDFFYSKGRVIASVNFIVKEMEDFDAYFSGITWQNYRIMEPLKLKALEKTVENILTALIEISGVIVVEEEKRVEDYATVIEQASLIVGLTSNEATQLARLARQRNRLAHRYLDFKWEAIKSYMDTRNSIKHFLQLTTIREEKKLQ
- a CDS encoding nucleotidyltransferase domain-containing protein, yielding MDILDILKTYFKTNAEKYGIKLAFLYGSYAHHNQTEQSDIDVALVFEEDKAKDKKNLFEVITDISIATGKLTGKDVEIIFIDSDFSKPLLYYNAIVHGKPLFVGDANCYIDYFLRAIYEMEDFSSFGLKWQLDIANKRLEKIAS